A stretch of DNA from Coriobacteriia bacterium:
GCGGCGGAGGACCTCGGTCCGGCCGGGTGGGACGCGGGCTTCGGATACGGACTCGTGCGCGCGGATCGAGCCGTCGCGCCCTAGGGCGCCGTGGAACCTTCCGCGCCCTTCCCGCATCTCCTAGTGTGGACGGGAAGGAGGTCGGCGTGGAGGAGCACGAGTTCGTCGAGCGTGCCCGGCGAGGCGACGGAGCGGCGTTCGAGGTGCTGGTGCGGGCGCACGAGGGTCCATGTACGCGACCGCGTACGGGGTCCTGCGGTCGGGCTGGGATGCGTCGGACGCGGTGCAGGACGCCCTCGCCGAGGCGTATGCGAAGATCGGAGGACTGCGCGATCCGCGGGCGTTCCCCGCGTGGCTCTCGCGCATCCTGGTCAACAAGTGCAACACCATCCTGCGCAAGAGGCGGCGGCTGGTGGTGACCGCCGCGCCGCCGGAGTCCGAAGCGTTCACCTACGTGGGACGCGAGGACGGGCTCGACCTCATGGCGGCGGTCCACGGGTTGGACGCGGACCATCGCGAGGTCGTCGCGCTGCGGTACTTCCGGGACCTCACGCTCGCCGAGATCGCGAACACGCTGGGGTGCCCGGTGGGCACCGTGAAGTCCCGCCTCAACCGTGCGCTCGGCAAGCTGGGCGCGGCGCTGGGCACCGACGACCGAGCGGAGGTGGCGCAATGAGCGCGAAGAACGCGAGCATCGACTGCGAGGCCTGCCGCGAGAGCCTCGAGAGCTACATCGGCGGTGACCTCGAGGCCGCGCGAGCGCGCGAGGTGGCCGAACACCTCGCCGTCTGCGAGGCGTGCGCGGCGTCCTACGAGTCCACTCGGCGGGTCGTGGCCGGACTGACCGACCTGGGAGGGTCCTTCGTGCCCAGGCGGCGCTTCGAGGTGCCCCAGGGGCGGGCGTCCCATGTCGGATCCGGCGTCGGGCGGGGCTGGAGGGTCGCTGCCGCCGCCGGCGTCGCCGCCGCGCTGCTGACCGCGACGGCAGCCTCCGTGCCCGCCGTCGCCGAGCAGCTCCCGCTGCCCGTGGGCCGGCAGCTCGCCGAGCTGCGCGAGGACCGCGCCGAGCTCGAAGCCGAGACCGAGCGCCTCGCCGAGGAGGTCGAGCGCCTCGAGATCGAGCTGCGCGAGATCGAGGGCGAGCGGATGCCGCAGGTCAACACGGCCGAGCCGGCTCTGCCGCCCGAGGTCAACGACGCGGTGCAGGGACTCGTGGTGCGCTTCGTCCGGGCCCAGTACGAGCGGGACGCCTCGGCGCTGCGCGCGATGGCGACGGAGCGCCTGCGAGCCGAGATCGACAGGCGCCCGGGCGACTACCTCAAGGAGGGCGCCACGGTGACCTTCGCGCAGACCACCGACGTCAGCCTCGCCCAGGACGGCACGTACCTTGTGTTCGTGCGCCTGTCCGACGCCGAGTTCCACGACTCGCAGTACCAGGAGAACTTCACCGTCATCAAGGCCGGGGACGCCTACCTCGTCGACAGTGTCGAGATGGACGCGTAGAGCGGCGGTGGCCGTGATCGCCGGCGGACGTGGCGGCGGGCGAACGGCTCGCAGCCCCCGCTCCGCCCGGTGTCGGGGACGCTCCGTCGCCCCCTCGGTGCTCGGGAGCTCCGCCCGGTGTCCGCGCTCAGTCTCTGTCAGCGCATCCGCACGCCCGCGGGCTGCGGCGCCTGGCGCCTCTCGACGATCCTCTTCAGGCTGCGGAGCTCCTCGGCGACGGTGTTGCTGGTGACGCCCCTCAAAGCGCGGGCGGCCAGGGTCCCCGTCGGCGTCGTCGGGAAATCGTACGCGATCTCCAGCACTACCTCGGTGCCGTCCCCGACGGGCTCGAAGCGGACCGTGCCGGTCTCCTCGAAGGGCTCCTCGGGGGCGGAGCGCCACGAGATCAGGCGGCCGGGCTCGTCGTCGACGAGCAAGGCGTCCCACTCCATGCGCACCCCCGTCGCCACGCGCGCGACCCAGTGGACCCGGCCGTCCGCGTCCTCACGCACGTCGTGCGTGTGGTGCATGAACCGCGGCAGGTTCTCGAGCTTGCGGAAGAACGCGTAGACCTCCTGCGGGCTCGCTTCGACCCGGACGCGCTCGACGATGCGCACGCCGCCGGTCCTCGTCTCGATCCTCGCGCGGCCGGGCTTGGCCGTCATCATGCTCACCGCGCGCGTCCCGAGATAGGCGGCCGGCGCGAACGCGAGCGCCTTGCCCCACCACGTCCTGCGCGTCGCGCCCAGGACCGTCAGCGCCACGCCGCCGAGAGCCGCCGCCGCCGCTCCGAACCGCCCGCGCGCGAGGCTCTCGACTCCTGCGGGCTCCCGCCTCCCGGCCGATGCCCTGCCGCGCATACCGCCGCGCATACCGCGGGGCATGCCCGTGCCCGAGGAGCGTCCCTCATGCCCCATCCACTGCCCCATGGCGAACCCTCCGTCCGGTCGTTCCCGGTCCGTCGGCCGGTTCCTTCCCAGGCGGAGGCGGATGCACGCCCTCCGGGACTGAGTTCCCTCGCCGGCCTCGCGTGTTCAGGCTCGGGTCGCAGCCGAGGCGGACGCCGGGGCGCGCCGCCGCCGTCGCAGCATCTCGCAGAACGCCTCCACGCGGGTGCGCGTGCCCGTCTCCGAGGTGTGCACGTCGTACGAGAGCGACATCACGGGGAAACCGTTCTCGCGGGCGAGCCGGTGCAGCGCCGGCGCCGCGTTGACCTCGGGCATGCACCCGAACGGACGCACGTGCACCACTCCGTCGAAGCCGTCGCGCATGTACGCGAGCGTGTGCGCGATGCTCTTGGTGCCGTCCACGCCGATGTCGTGGGTGAGGTACGGCGCCGCCGAGGCCACCAGGTCGCGCATGTAGCGCTTCCCGCCGTACACCGCTTCGAACACCCCGGAGACGCTCACGCGCCGGTGCACCTCTACGCCTTCCGCTGCCAGCAGGCGCTCCAGCGAGTGGTTCGAGAACGGTTCCACGGCCACGTAGAACTCGCCGACGACCCCCACGCGCAGCGGCCGTTCGGGCCGCCTCAACTCGGCCGCGGCCAGCCGCGCGAGACCGGTGCGCCCGGTCTCCTCGGCCGCCTCCGGAGTCGGCGCGCTGTCCAGCTCGCGCAGGAAGTCCCTGAAGGCGCCCTCGTAGGCCGCGGGGTCGGCGGCGAAGGCGGAGTCGCGGCGCACCACCGCCTCCATCGCGTCGAGGACCTCGACCTTCTTTGCGGCCAGCGCGAAGGCGCGCGAGACGGAGCGGAAGGAGTTGCGCGGGTTCAGCCGCTTGAACTCGCGCATGAGCTTCCGAAGGCTCGTGCTGTGGTTCGACAGCGCCATGAACCCGAAGTCGTAGCCCAGGTCGCGAAGGATCGCTTCCTGCACCTCCCCGTAGAAGCCCAGCCGGCACCCTCCACCGGCCTGCACGATCACCTCGGCGCCGGCCTCCAGCGCCTCGATGAAGCAGCCCAGCGTGTACTTGAACGGGACGCAAGCGGCCTCGGGGCTGTGAGCCGCTCCGAGCTCCAGCGTGCGGCGGGTCATCGGCGGCGGCAGCACGACCTCGCCGAGCAACTCGCCGACGGGGCGGAACGCCACGGCGTACTCGCCGAGGTGCGGGAAGGAGACGACGGGGCTCACGCCGGCGCGGCTTTGAGAGCGGCGTGCGTGCGCACGACGTCGGCGAAGCACTCTATGCGGGTCCGCAAGCCCGCGTCGGCGGCGTGCTCGTCCAGAACGATCGAGGTCAGCGGCACGTCCCGGATGCGCAGCCGGCACAGCTCGGTGACGAGCGAGTCGGGCCCGCACGGGAAGCTCACGAGGAACAGGATGCCGTCGATGGCCCTCAGTGCCCGCTCCACGCTGCCGAGGAGCTCGCGGCTGTACGTCCAGTAGACGTCGCGGGCCAGTCGCGGCCGGCCCCCGCGGCGCCCGATGCCCAGCGCCTCGGCTGAGACGACACGCAGCCCCTCCGCGGCGAGCATCCGCGCGACGGGCGCCCCGACGTGCTCGTCGGCGAGGTTGTAGCCGTGGGCGACCACGAGCACGCCCGGCCGTCCGTCCCGCGCGCGCAGACGCTCGAGCTCGGCGCGGGCCTCGGCCCTCTCGTGTGCCCGCTGCCGCCCCCGTGCCCGCTCGCAGGCGAGCGCGGCGCGCAGGGGGGAGGCGCCCAGCGCCTCTCCGAGCGCGCGCAGGCCGGCGCGCTCGCCGCAGCCGTTGCGCACGTCCACGGTGTAGGTGAGCAGCGACGCTGCCGGGAAGACGTTCGCGGCGATGTCGTACGCCCCGAGGAACTTCGCGCAGTTCTCTTCGCGCTTGCCCAGCGAGACGATCCTCGGCAGGAGCACCGCGTCGCAGCGCGGCAGTAGCCATGCCACGTGCCCGAGGTGGAGCTTGACCGGCAGGCACGCCTCATCCGGCGCGTGAGCGCAGCCCTCCTCGAGCAGCGGGGTGCTGCTCTCGGGGCTCACGACCACCTCGTGCCCGATCTGCCGCAGGAAGCTCTCCCACAGCACGCCGTAGCGGTGGTAGAGCAGCGCTCGCGGCAGCCCGATCGTCTCCGGGCGCCTGACCCGTCCGCCGGTTCGCTTCGATGCGTTCAAGGGCCCTCCAGCCTCGTCCCCGCTCCTAGCTTACCCGACCCGTGCCGCCCGCTTGCGCCTCCGCGGCTCCCGGCACACCATGCGGCCCGCCCCGCTCGCCGAGGTCCGCTCCCTGCCGCAGGAGCTCGGCCTGCACGTCGCCGGCGTCTATCGAGCGCGGGGCCGCGCCTGCGCGCGCGGAGAGCGCCGCGCACACCCCTGCGGCCTGCCCGGTGGCCATGCACGCCGGCATGACGCGCGCGCTGGAGAGCGCCTCGTGTGTCGCCGAGATGCACCGCCCTGCCACGAGGACTCCGTCGATCCCGAGGGGGATCAGCGAGCGCAGAGGGATGTCGTAGGCCTGCCCGGGCGGCAGCTTGCGCAGGACGGTCCCGCGGCCCTCGGGGTTGTGGATGTCCATCGGGTAGGCGTTGCGCGCCACGACGTCCTCGAAGCGCCGAGCGCCCAGAACGTCCTCGGCGGTGAGGCGGTACTCGCCCACGACCCGCCGGGTCTCGCGGATGCCGACCTGCGCACCGCTGGTCACGACCCACGTCTCCTCGAAGCCCGGTACGTGCGCTCTCAGGAAGGCCGCGACCTCGCGCATCTGGCGGCGTCCCTCGATCTCCGCGCGCGTGAGGTCGAACGCATCGGCCCCGTTGACCCGCGGCACTCGCGTGGCGTTCACGGTCACCTCGCCGTCGCGCACGCTGGCGAACAGCAGGATGTCCTCGCGCGGCGCCTTGTACTCGCCGGCTTGGAACGCGTCGTAGATGAGGTCCCACAGGCCGTAGACGCCGAACCACTGGCCGGGGTTCTGCGCCACGTAGTCGGTGAAGGAGGCGTGATCGAAGCCGGCGAGCTGGAAGATGAGCGTGGCGGGCTGGGTGAGGCCGTCGTCCGTCCGCCCGATCTCGTAGGACGCCCCGGCCGCGGCGGCGACGTCCCCGTCACCCGTGCAGTCCACGACGGACTTCGCTCGCACCGCCAGGGGTCCGGACTTCGTCTCGAAGATCACGTCCCAGGCCCCGGCCGAGGAGCGTCCGGGCCCTCGGCCGGGCTCCCCGGTCTCGCCGGCCGGGGCCGGCTGCACGACCGTGGCGAGCGCGTGCAGCAGGAACTCGACGCCGGCCTCGTCGCACATCTCGAGCGCGACGAGCTTGAAGACCTCGGCGTCGAAGGGCACGACCCAGCCGGTCCTCGGCGAAGGAGGGATCGCGCCTCCGGCGTCCACGAGCCGGCCGACGAACGCCTCGAGCGCACCGCGTATGACCGGCTCGCCCGGTCCGGTGTCGGTGGGGAACAGCGCGGAGGAGCCGGGCCGCGTCGGTCGCAGCTCCGAGGTGTGGTAGGAGGCGAGCGGCATCACGAGGGCGGCCGTCGCCCAGCCCCCCAGGAAGCCGTAGCGCTCGGTGAGCACCGTGCGCGCGCCAGCCTCCGCAGCGCCCAGAGCGGCGCCGAGGCCGGCCGGCCCGCCGCCGACCACCAGGACGTCGCACTCGCGCGCAAGCGTCGCCGACCGGGCCGGGAGGCTTACCTCGAGCGCACGCTCTGGACGGTGCAGCGGCGGCATCAGGGGGCCGCCCCGGCCTTCTCCGTGGATGTCACGACGCCTTCAAGCACCTGTATGACCAGCCGGTTGTTGTCGCGCGCCCGCTCCTGCAGCTGCGGCAGGCCGCGATCGACGAGGCTGCGCAGGGCCTCCTGCCGGTCCCACGAGCGGTCTATGTAGGCCAGCAGCTGCCCGATGCTCAGGTTCTGCAGGGGTGGCGTCTCCATCTGCAGCTCCTCCACGAAGCCCATCACCTTGGATGCGTAGGGCAGCGCGACGAACGGCACCCGCTGCAGCGCCGCGAAGATCAGGAAGTGCAGCCTCATGCCCACCGCGAAGTTGAGGTGGCGCACCAGCGACAGGAGCTGCTGCGACGAGTACTCGCCCTTCAGCACGCTGGCGCGCTGCGGGCGCTGCATCTTCGAGATCACGGCATGCGAGTGCCGCACGTCCTGGACCTGAGGCTC
This window harbors:
- a CDS encoding RNA polymerase sigma factor; protein product: MYATAYGVLRSGWDASDAVQDALAEAYAKIGGLRDPRAFPAWLSRILVNKCNTILRKRRRLVVTAAPPESEAFTYVGREDGLDLMAAVHGLDADHREVVALRYFRDLTLAEIANTLGCPVGTVKSRLNRALGKLGAALGTDDRAEVAQ
- a CDS encoding zf-HC2 domain-containing protein is translated as MSAKNASIDCEACRESLESYIGGDLEAARAREVAEHLAVCEACAASYESTRRVVAGLTDLGGSFVPRRRFEVPQGRASHVGSGVGRGWRVAAAAGVAAALLTATAASVPAVAEQLPLPVGRQLAELREDRAELEAETERLAEEVERLEIELREIEGERMPQVNTAEPALPPEVNDAVQGLVVRFVRAQYERDASALRAMATERLRAEIDRRPGDYLKEGATVTFAQTTDVSLAQDGTYLVFVRLSDAEFHDSQYQENFTVIKAGDAYLVDSVEMDA
- a CDS encoding SRPBCC family protein; amino-acid sequence: MGQWMGHEGRSSGTGMPRGMRGGMRGRASAGRREPAGVESLARGRFGAAAAALGGVALTVLGATRRTWWGKALAFAPAAYLGTRAVSMMTAKPGRARIETRTGGVRIVERVRVEASPQEVYAFFRKLENLPRFMHHTHDVREDADGRVHWVARVATGVRMEWDALLVDDEPGRLISWRSAPEEPFEETGTVRFEPVGDGTEVVLEIAYDFPTTPTGTLAARALRGVTSNTVAEELRSLKRIVERRQAPQPAGVRMR
- a CDS encoding 2-hydroxyacyl-CoA dehydratase, translating into MSPVVSFPHLGEYAVAFRPVGELLGEVVLPPPMTRRTLELGAAHSPEAACVPFKYTLGCFIEALEAGAEVIVQAGGGCRLGFYGEVQEAILRDLGYDFGFMALSNHSTSLRKLMREFKRLNPRNSFRSVSRAFALAAKKVEVLDAMEAVVRRDSAFAADPAAYEGAFRDFLRELDSAPTPEAAEETGRTGLARLAAAELRRPERPLRVGVVGEFYVAVEPFSNHSLERLLAAEGVEVHRRVSVSGVFEAVYGGKRYMRDLVASAAPYLTHDIGVDGTKSIAHTLAYMRDGFDGVVHVRPFGCMPEVNAAPALHRLARENGFPVMSLSYDVHTSETGTRTRVEAFCEMLRRRRRAPASASAATRA
- a CDS encoding FAD-dependent oxidoreductase; translated protein: MPPLHRPERALEVSLPARSATLARECDVLVVGGGPAGLGAALGAAEAGARTVLTERYGFLGGWATAALVMPLASYHTSELRPTRPGSSALFPTDTGPGEPVIRGALEAFVGRLVDAGGAIPPSPRTGWVVPFDAEVFKLVALEMCDEAGVEFLLHALATVVQPAPAGETGEPGRGPGRSSAGAWDVIFETKSGPLAVRAKSVVDCTGDGDVAAAAGASYEIGRTDDGLTQPATLIFQLAGFDHASFTDYVAQNPGQWFGVYGLWDLIYDAFQAGEYKAPREDILLFASVRDGEVTVNATRVPRVNGADAFDLTRAEIEGRRQMREVAAFLRAHVPGFEETWVVTSGAQVGIRETRRVVGEYRLTAEDVLGARRFEDVVARNAYPMDIHNPEGRGTVLRKLPPGQAYDIPLRSLIPLGIDGVLVAGRCISATHEALSSARVMPACMATGQAAGVCAALSARAGAAPRSIDAGDVQAELLRQGADLGERGGPHGVPGAAEAQAGGTGRVS